The following proteins come from a genomic window of Crassostrea angulata isolate pt1a10 chromosome 1, ASM2561291v2, whole genome shotgun sequence:
- the LOC128163599 gene encoding 2-amino-3-ketobutyrate coenzyme A ligase, mitochondrial-like, which yields MIRSKQLLKVWRTVLLQGRAGTASMAQVRTSLHKELDGIKEAGTWKGERIITSKQGPSIHVQGSKTDILNFCANNYLGLSSHPEVIEAGKKALDTHGAGLSSVRFICGTMDIHKELEEKIAKFHGKEDSILYASCFDANAGLFEVLLGAEDAVISDELNHASIIDGIRLCKAKRLRYQHRNMEDLEKQLIAAKDCGKKLIATDGVFSMDGFVAPLPDICKLADKYNAMVFIDECHGTGFFGPTGRGTDEHFGISDKIDIVNSTLGKALGGAAGGYTAGPKELTTLLRQRSRPYLFSNALPPPVVACASKALDLIISNTDLPQKVLNNTRRFRSRMVDAGFKLSGDPDHPICPVMLGDARLANTFADEMLERGIYVIGFSYPVVPKGKARIRVQLSAAHSESDVDRAVDAFIEIGRKLKVIS from the exons ATGATCAGATCAAAGCAATTGTTAAAAG TATGGAGGACAGTTCTTCTCCAGGGCAGGGCGGGAACAGCTTCCATGGCTCAAGTCAGAACAAGCCTGCATAAAGAGCTGGATGGAATTAAAGAGGCGGGGACATGGAAAGGGGAGAGAATCATCACATCCAAACAGGGACCAAGTATTCACGTTCAGGGGAGCAAAACCGACATTCTCAACTTCTGTGCCAACAATTATCTAGGACTCTCT AGTCACCCTGAAGTGATAGAAGCGGGAAAGAAGGCCCTGGATACTCACGGCGCAGGACTGAGTTCTGTCAGGTTCATCTGTGGGACCATG GATATACATAAAGAACTGGAGGAGAAAATTGCCAAGTTTCATGGGAAGGAGGACTCCATTTTGTACGCAAGCTGTTTTGATGCTAACGCCGGTCTGTTTGAGGTGTTACTAGGAGCGGAGGATGCGGTGATATCCGACGAACTGAACCACGCCTCCATTATTGACGGAATTCGCCTCTGTAAAGCTAAGAGACTGCGGTATCAACATAGGAATATGGAAG ATCTTGAGAAACAGTTGATTGCTGCTAAGGATTGTGGGAAGAAGTTGATAGCCACCGACGGAGTGTTCAGCATGGACGGATTTGTTGCTCCGTTGCC AGATATATGCAAACTAGCAGACAAATATAATGCCATGGTCTTTATTGATGAATGCCATGGTACAGGGTTCTTTGGTCCAACTGGAAG GGGGACAGATGAGCATTTTGGAATCAGTGACAAGATTGACATTGTTAACTCAACTCTGGGCAAGGCTTTGGGAGGGGCAGCAG GGGGTTACACAGCAGGCCCCAAGGAGCTGACCACATTACTACGACAGAGGTCTAGACCCTACTTGTTCTCAAATGCCCTGCCCCCACCAGTTGTTGCTTGTGCCAGTAAA GCTCTAGATCTGATCATCTCCAACACTGACCTTCCACAGAAAGTGCTAAATAACACCAGACGATTCCGCTCACGAATGGTGGATGCTGGATTTAAACTCTCT GGGGACCCTGATCACCCTATCTGTCCAGTCATGCTGGGAGATGCCAGACTTGCCAATACATTTGCTGATGAAATGCTCG AGAGGGGGATCTATGTGATAGGATTCAGCTACCCAGTAGTACCCAAGG GCAAGGCTCGTATTCGAGTACAGCTTTCTGCCGCCCACTCCGAGTCCGATGTTGACCGAGCTGTGGATGCCTTTATAGAAATAGGTCGTAAACTCAAGGTCATCAGTTGA